A stretch of Chitinophaga caeni DNA encodes these proteins:
- a CDS encoding TolC family protein yields the protein MKRLKLSLILLIGLGVSQVKAQEQPLTLKECLQYALKNNQRLQQTRVNEEIGKLKTKEVKAQALPQINGNASLTDNLLKQKLVLPGELQGKPGETTIIEAGTTYNSTLSGDLTQQLYNASVFTGLKAAKSGEAYYALQTAKSEEDVIYNVARSYFTVLLTNQKIKVVESNIDKFKQLVKTTTTQFENGLARRIDLDRIKVNLVNATTEKNNLLNTVEEQTNLLKQVMGMPNDASLTFPVVTLEDIEKATEGNIDWGVFNFGNRTEYKLIEKEQELQQLQRKAYIAEYYPTVSLKGNYSYNGMSNKFDLFKGNSTANWFGMASVGLNVKIPIFDGFARRSRVQQAEATIKQLDMAKSESQLSLATDYANAKLKLSNNLNTIRSQRENVELAEEVYTSTKSNYELGLTDLTELLNAETSMAEAQRSYNEALLQYKLAEIDLIKSNGNLKTLLN from the coding sequence CAAACCCGTGTCAATGAAGAAATCGGTAAGCTGAAAACTAAAGAAGTGAAAGCCCAGGCTTTACCGCAAATCAATGGTAATGCTAGTCTCACCGATAATTTACTCAAACAGAAATTAGTGCTTCCCGGCGAACTGCAAGGCAAGCCCGGGGAAACTACCATCATCGAAGCCGGTACCACTTATAATAGTACCCTTTCCGGCGACTTGACCCAGCAGCTCTACAATGCCAGCGTGTTTACCGGCTTGAAAGCTGCCAAGAGCGGGGAAGCTTACTATGCTTTGCAAACGGCTAAATCCGAGGAAGACGTGATCTACAATGTAGCCAGGTCTTACTTCACCGTATTATTAACTAACCAGAAAATTAAAGTGGTGGAATCGAACATCGACAAGTTTAAACAACTTGTAAAAACAACCACTACGCAATTTGAAAATGGCTTGGCTAGAAGGATCGACCTCGACAGGATCAAGGTAAACTTAGTAAACGCTACAACTGAGAAAAATAACCTGCTGAATACAGTAGAAGAACAAACAAATTTATTGAAACAGGTAATGGGGATGCCTAACGATGCTTCGTTGACTTTCCCGGTCGTTACCTTGGAAGATATTGAGAAGGCAACGGAGGGTAATATAGATTGGGGTGTATTTAATTTTGGAAACAGGACGGAATATAAACTGATAGAAAAGGAACAAGAATTACAGCAATTGCAAAGAAAGGCTTACATCGCTGAGTATTACCCCACCGTTTCTCTCAAGGGCAATTATTCTTACAACGGGATGAGTAATAAGTTCGACCTGTTCAAAGGAAACTCAACCGCCAATTGGTTCGGTATGGCTTCCGTAGGTTTGAATGTTAAAATACCCATTTTCGATGGATTTGCCCGCCGCTCCCGCGTTCAACAGGCGGAAGCTACCATCAAGCAACTCGATATGGCCAAATCTGAATCCCAATTATCATTGGCAACAGATTATGCTAATGCCAAGTTGAAATTGAGCAATAACCTTAACACCATCCGTTCACAAAGGGAAAACGTGGAGTTGGCCGAAGAGGTTTATACTTCTACCAAGAGCAATTACGAGTTGGGTTTGACAGATCTCACCGAATTGCTCAACGCGGAAACTTCCATGGCGGAAGCACAACGCAGCTACAATGAAGCCTTGTTACAATACAAGCTCGCTGAAATTGATCTTATTAAATCTAACGGTAACCTTAAAACACTCTTAAACTAA